GCTGGCGAAGGCGGCGGGCATTGACGCATTTCTTGTGGACTGGTGGGGTCCGGCCACCTGGCAGAAACCTTCCGGCTGGACCCACGATGTCTTTATCAAGACGGTCCTCCCTGTAGCGGAAGAGGAAGGCTTCAAGGTTGCGCTCTTCGATGAATGCGCGCAGTTCGTGGAGCGCTTCGAGGATGTCAAGGAGTGGACGGCCCGGTATCTCAGTCGCTTCAAGGACAGTCCTGCATGGCTGCGCATAGAAGGAAAGCCGGTCTGGGCGGTCTATCAGCTTTGGGAGGGCCGGTTGTCGGCCGAGCAGGGGAGGGAACTGATCGCTCACGTGGAGCGGGAGTGCGGCCCGGTCTTCTGGGTGGTGGACCGGATGCGCGGACAGGCCACTGGGGATGGCTTCCGTCTGTTTGCTCCGGACGACTGGCTGGGCATTGCGCGGCTGGACTGCGTGATGGGTTACGCAATGTTCAGCACTCACCGCGTCTACGAGTATCAAGACCTGGCGCCCCTGTACCGTGAGTTCGTTCGCTCTGTGCACTCTGCCGGTAAGGAGGCGCTTCTACCGGTTCACCCGGGACACGACAACCGTAAGATCGCAGAAGACCCTTGGGTCATGCCTCGGCGCGACGGGCAGACGCTTCGGGATTTCTGGAAAGCCGCCGTGGAAGCGGGCGCGGACATCATCGGGATCACATCATTCAATGAGTGGCCGGAGACCACTGTCGTGGAGCCTGCGCTGACTTGGGGTGATCCATACCGGTATCTGCGTATCATCGCAGAACTGCAGGGGAAGGAGTTCGATGCTCCTCCTCTGCCGCCGCTGGAGAAGCTTGATCCTGCCGTCCGGGAATATCTGAAGGACCGGTTCCAGTCCGGCCGCTGAAGGCGGCAAAAGGGGGGCGGGCGGAGGTTGCCCTTCCGCCCGCCTTCTGGTCTGCGCGATTGTTGCGGGGACAGAGCCTGCGTCTTCCGTCCCCGCGGGGTGGTCAAGACCTCAAGATATCGGCTCTTGGCGCATCCTGCGCTCAGCCTGTCCAATCATCCTACCATGCTTTCCGCAGCGTGTGAAGACCTGCCCACAACTTTTTTGCGAATTTGTTCCAGGAGCAGCGGGTGCGCTCAGCCGGCCGCTGTTTCCTGACGGGGTGGAACCGATGCAGTGGACGGCAGACGCTCAGAAAGAGGCGGATACAGCGCCGATGCGATGATATACAGGCTGGCCGCCACAGGCACTCCCAGGATGAAGCCTACCAGCCCGAACAGTTCACTGCCCGCCAGGATGGCAAACAGCGCCGCCAGGGGGTTCAGCCCTGTGAACCGGCCCAGAATACGGGGCGTCAGCACGGTGTCGAACAGCGTAAGGTTCAAACCCAAGACCACCGCCGTCACCACCACCGCGCTCACCAGGTTTCCACCGGGCGCCATCAGCGTAACCAGCGCCACTGTCAGCGTCAGAAGCAGTGTTCCAATATAAGGCACGGCGTAAAGCAGCGCCGCCAGCATCCCAAGCAAGAACGGATAGCTTGCCTCTATGCCCGGGATCTGGTCCAGAAGCAGCAGAACGCAGGTGACGGTCACACCGTAAGTGCAACACAGGACTATGAGCCCGCGCAAATACCCCAGGAAGACCGTTCCGACCTTCTCCATCACCTCCGCCACTCCTTCCCGATACTGCGGAGGCACCACATGGATCGCTCGCTGCTTCATTTTCGGCCAGTCGTTCAGCATGTAGAATGTGGCGATCAGCATCACGATGACGTTCAGCAAGAACCCGATCGTCCCGGAGAGCCCGCCAAGCAGCCTTCGAAGCATTTTCGGCCCCTCCGTCTTCGCCACCTCTTCCAGTGTCGCGCTCAGCTCTGCCGCCGTTCGCGGGATGGGCAGGCGCAGTCGCTCCACCAGGTCGTGGCTCGAAATGGAGACCCAGAGCTTGCGGGCCTGGTCTATATACGCAGGCCACTGCCGGGCCAGCGCCTCGCCTTCTGCCACGATGATGGGGAGGAGCCAGAACAGAAGCGACCCCATCAACGTGAAAAACACCACGTAGACGATCAGCACCCCGTAGCTGCGGGGCAGACCGCGCCGCTGCAGCCGCTGCAGGGCGGGATCCAGCACCGCCGCCACCGCCATGGCGATCAGGAACGGAGTGAGGACGCGGCTCACCAGCCACAGCAGCACGACGACGAAGGCCAGCACCA
The sequence above is drawn from the Armatimonadota bacterium genome and encodes:
- a CDS encoding endo-alpha-mannosidase codes for the protein MGDIRVIAVAGLALLVAGCLPSFPDGRPLVVAHYYTWYCTQWGAGGHWGHWRHDGQSALLDRPADPENILFPPAIREISSCAYPLIGLYDSMEREVVRWHIRLAKAAGIDAFLVDWWGPATWQKPSGWTHDVFIKTVLPVAEEEGFKVALFDECAQFVERFEDVKEWTARYLSRFKDSPAWLRIEGKPVWAVYQLWEGRLSAEQGRELIAHVERECGPVFWVVDRMRGQATGDGFRLFAPDDWLGIARLDCVMGYAMFSTHRVYEYQDLAPLYREFVRSVHSAGKEALLPVHPGHDNRKIAEDPWVMPRRDGQTLRDFWKAAVEAGADIIGITSFNEWPETTVVEPALTWGDPYRYLRIIAELQGKEFDAPPLPPLEKLDPAVREYLKDRFQSGR
- a CDS encoding AI-2E family transporter; translation: MRASRLAAAAVVLAFVVVLLWLVSRVLTPFLIAMAVAAVLDPALQRLQRRGLPRSYGVLIVYVVFFTLMGSLLFWLLPIIVAEGEALARQWPAYIDQARKLWVSISSHDLVERLRLPIPRTAAELSATLEEVAKTEGPKMLRRLLGGLSGTIGFLLNVIVMLIATFYMLNDWPKMKQRAIHVVPPQYREGVAEVMEKVGTVFLGYLRGLIVLCCTYGVTVTCVLLLLDQIPGIEASYPFLLGMLAALLYAVPYIGTLLLTLTVALVTLMAPGGNLVSAVVVTAVVLGLNLTLFDTVLTPRILGRFTGLNPLAALFAILAGSELFGLVGFILGVPVAASLYIIASALYPPLSERLPSTASVPPRQETAAG